One window of Vespa velutina chromosome 2, iVesVel2.1, whole genome shotgun sequence genomic DNA carries:
- the LOC124947202 gene encoding protein bric-a-brac 1 isoform X2 — MGSEHYCLRWNNHQSNLLGVFSQLLESESLVDVTLACTEGPSIRAHKVVLSACSSYFQALFLDHPNRHPIVILKDVRFAELRTLVDFMYKGEVNVEYCQLSALLKTAESLKVKGLADMTNINAAVASREDQQTQQTQQQQQQQQQQQQQQQQQQQQQSQQQSQQAQQQQSQQHDRSSECLQRESSREQHHRERESIKDSVGSSVGKSNDRERAEGNVSGVATAASAGATTSSQGTKDSADQQQHQQQQQQQQQQQQQQQQQQQQQQQPQQQQQQLQTQAQQQQQQQQQQQPNHPQGTTSDSGEAVDMTDCPGSPTGPGSPCPGPLALDRPRRDSEDAASLEETRGSLSPISVHSGPSDMSLSNNTAGTPGVLPLNLPQSRLPSPHSTEPLAGPSGLPPVQQVPLSLKKEMDWERSTEERSVSSEISTDYRLPPDPELMGVDERVFACMYCGASFLHQSKLTRHILSHSLESLKYREQAAHLQLQAQLGLETGMHLPSEAHYPAAGTIEPMDLELAAHSDPTSGVVLCKFCGKSFPDVGSLIAHLPAHTGDRPFKCEFCGKAFKLRHHMKDHCRVHTGERPFRCNLCGKTFSRSTILKAHEKTHYPKYVRKFLSPSPVDPSEEEAPPPPPPHH, encoded by the exons ATGGGAAGTGAGCATTACTGCCTGAGGTGGAACAATCATCAGAGCAACTTGCTGGGTGTGTTCAGTCAACTGCTGGAGTCGGAGTCGCTGGTGGACGTGACACTGGCGTGCACGGAGGGACCATCGATACGCGCCCACAAGGTAGTCCTCTCCGCGTGCTCCAGCTACTTCCAGGCCCTGTTCCTCGACCATCCGAACCGTCACCCCATCGTCATCCTAAAGGACGTACGTTTCGCCGAGTTACGTACCCTCGTCGACTTCATGTACAAGGGCGAGGTAAACGTCGAGTACTGCCAGCTCTCGGCGCTTCTCAAGACAGCGGAGAGCCTCAAGGTGAAAGGTCTAGCGGACATGACGAACATCAACGCTGCCGTAGCTTCGCGAGAGGATCAACAGACGCAACAAacgcaacagcagcaacagcaacaacagcaacaacaacaacaacaacagcagcaacagcaacaacaatcGCAACAACAATCGCAACAGGCTCAGCAGCAACAATCGCAGCAACACGATCGAAGCTCGGAGTGTTTGCAACGGGAATCCTCGCGAGAGCAACATCATCGGGAACGTGAAAGTATAAAGGATAGCGTTGGCAGTAGCGTTGGGAAGTCgaacgacagagagagagccgAGGGAAACGTTTCAGGCGTCGCGACGGCTGCCTCGGCCGGCGCGACGACGTCCAGCCAAGGCACGAAAGATTCTGCCGATCAACAACAgcatcagcagcagcaacaacaacagcaacaacaacaacagcagcagcaacaacagcaacagcagcaacagcaaccgcaacaacagcagcagcaattGCAAACGCAAgcgcagcagcagcaacagcagcaacagcaacaacagccgAATCATCCGCAGGGTACGACGAGCGATTCGGGCGAGGCCGTCGACATGACGGATTGTCCGGGCTCGCCAACGGGCCCAGGTAGTCCCTGTCCTGGTCCCTTGGCTCTCGATCGACCAAGAAGGGATTCCGAGGATGCTGCTAGCCTCGAAGAGACTAGAGGCTCCCTCAGTCCGATATCGGTACACAGTGGTCCATCCGACATGAGCCTGAGCAATAACACCGCCGGTACACCTGGTGTCTTACCTTTGAACTTACCGCAGAGCCGACTTCCGTCCCCGCACAGTACCGAACCACTCGCAGGGCCATCAGGCCTACCCCCTGTTCAACAAGTTCCGCTT TcgttgaaaaaggaaatggacTGGGAAAGATCGACCGAGGAACGGAGCGTCAGCAGTGAAATATCCACGGACTACAGACTCCCGCCAGATCCG GAGTTGATGGGTGTGGATGAGCGGGTGTTTGCGTGCATGTACTGCGGTGCCTCGTTCCTCCACCAGAGCAAGCTGACGCGGCACATCCTCTCGCACAGCCTCGAGTCGCTCAAGTACCGCGAGCAGGCGGCCCACCTGCAGTTGCAAGCGCAGTTGGGCCTCGAGACGGGTATGCATCTACCGAGCGAGGCCCACTACCCCGCGGCGGGCACGATCGAGCCCATGGACCTCGAGCTCGCGGCCCACTCCGATCCAACCTCCGGCGTCGTCCTCTGCAAGTTCTGCGGCAAGTCCTTCCCGGACGTTGGGAGCCTGATAGCACACTTGCCGGCTCACACGGGCGACCGACCGTTCAAGTGCGAGTTCTGCGGCAAGGCGTTCAAGTTGCGTCATCACATGAAGGACCATTGTCGCGTGCACACAGGAGAGCGCCCATTCCGTTGTAATCTATGCGGCAAGACCTTCTCAAGGTCGACGATACTCAAGGCCCACGAAAAGACACATTACCCGAAGTATGTGCGCAAGTTCCTGTCCCCGAGTCCCGTGGATCCCTCCGAGGAAGAGGCCCCACCACCCCCGCCACCGCATCATTGA